A section of the Pseudanabaena mucicola str. Chao 1806 genome encodes:
- a CDS encoding serine/threonine protein kinase yields MTELHQTGEIVQDRYRISHVLGQGGIGITYAAEDLQKGVRVALKALSLRRMTEWKVLELFEREAKVLAQLTHPAIPRYLDYFQIDHENDRDFYIVQQLVEGRSLAQEIANGWHGSESEIQQIAAQVLDVLIYLHELKPPVVHRDIKPQNLIRQPNGKIALVDFGAVQDTYRNTQIGGSTVVGTYGYMPPEQFRGKAVPATDLYALGATVLFLLTGRSPSDLPEVRFKINFRDAVDISPHFADWLEKMIEPAIEDRFSSARQALRSLQTPPLPSIEQRINAPDIQHLFNQTGDRLVSQRRYEKPLGSRIDLKKTDSFLEINIPPTGWRGEGISLLIFAIFWNVFLIFWTSLAARAGFFALFSIPFWLVGIGMAYAALSTVFGKVRLVIGDRSFSLEWDILGAKRRIQGKTQDLRPLELKSFYEVNNQPVMQLCLNQGVYSHKFGSGLSRVEKEWLMQEINDFLEVWQSQH; encoded by the coding sequence GTGACAGAACTACATCAAACTGGGGAAATAGTTCAAGACCGTTACCGTATTTCTCATGTTTTGGGACAGGGAGGAATTGGTATTACTTATGCTGCTGAGGATTTACAAAAAGGCGTTCGCGTTGCACTTAAGGCTTTATCGCTGCGGCGGATGACGGAATGGAAAGTGTTAGAACTCTTTGAACGGGAAGCCAAAGTCTTAGCCCAACTCACTCATCCTGCGATTCCCCGTTATCTAGACTATTTTCAGATTGACCATGAAAATGATCGCGATTTTTACATCGTGCAGCAATTAGTAGAAGGGCGATCGCTGGCTCAGGAAATTGCCAATGGTTGGCATGGTAGCGAATCCGAAATTCAACAAATTGCGGCACAGGTGCTTGATGTATTGATCTATCTTCATGAATTGAAGCCACCTGTAGTCCATCGCGATATCAAACCACAAAATCTCATTCGCCAACCTAATGGCAAAATTGCCCTCGTTGATTTTGGCGCAGTACAAGATACCTATCGCAATACCCAAATCGGTGGTAGTACCGTTGTTGGAACTTATGGCTATATGCCCCCCGAACAGTTTCGCGGTAAGGCTGTCCCTGCTACTGATCTTTATGCCCTCGGTGCAACAGTTTTATTTTTACTGACAGGGCGATCGCCTTCGGACTTGCCTGAGGTTAGATTCAAAATTAACTTCCGAGATGCTGTTGATATTTCACCACACTTTGCTGATTGGCTCGAAAAAATGATCGAACCAGCGATCGAAGATCGTTTTAGTAGTGCTAGACAAGCGCTCAGATCTTTACAAACCCCCCCATTACCATCCATCGAACAACGCATTAATGCTCCTGATATTCAGCATTTATTCAATCAAACAGGCGATCGCCTAGTTTCTCAACGCCGCTATGAGAAACCCCTAGGTAGTCGCATTGATCTGAAAAAGACTGATAGCTTTTTAGAGATTAATATTCCCCCGACAGGTTGGCGAGGCGAAGGTATCAGTTTATTAATCTTTGCGATTTTCTGGAATGTCTTTCTCATATTTTGGACATCCCTAGCTGCGAGAGCAGGATTTTTCGCATTGTTCTCCATTCCGTTTTGGTTGGTGGGTATTGGCATGGCTTATGCCGCTTTATCAACAGTATTTGGCAAAGTCCGTCTTGTCATTGGCGATCGCAGTTTCAGTCTTGAATGGGATATTCTCGGTGCAAAGCGACGCATACAGGGTAAAACTCAAGATTTACGACCTTTAGAACTCAAGAGTTTTTACGAAGTCAACAATCAACCTGTCATGCAACTATGCCTCAATCAAGGTGTCTATTCTCACAAATTTGGTTCGGGATTAAGTCGCGTAGAAAAAGAATGGCTCATGCAAGAAATTAATGATTTTTTAGAAGTATGGCAATCGCAGCATTAA
- a CDS encoding retron system putative HNH endonuclease has protein sequence MRYIKKGQEPQSFTDWKSQENDDWKQTYSDLRGQIKAEVHKALLKEQGYTCCYCGMKIDSDISHIEHLQPQNEKDLAQPKNLALAIDFSNLLASCGFSDKYKISDPEQKYEMVLHCLQHCGCKRGNNPLSVSPLQVDCADFFRYTGSGEIRPAEDHDKHQAALETIQTLNLKHENLTAMREAAIIGALQGLEELTTADLEMLIKSYEQPNKQAFSFAIAYILKQFLDPKSI, from the coding sequence ATGAGATATATCAAAAAGGGGCAAGAACCGCAAAGTTTCACCGACTGGAAATCTCAAGAAAATGATGATTGGAAACAAACCTACAGTGATTTGCGCGGTCAAATTAAAGCTGAAGTACATAAGGCTTTACTAAAAGAGCAAGGATATACCTGCTGTTATTGCGGCATGAAAATTGACAGTGATATCAGTCATATTGAACATTTGCAACCACAGAATGAGAAAGATCTAGCACAGCCCAAAAATCTAGCCTTAGCAATAGATTTCTCAAACCTTTTAGCATCATGCGGTTTTTCAGATAAATATAAAATCTCTGATCCTGAGCAAAAATATGAGATGGTTCTACACTGCCTACAGCATTGTGGATGTAAAAGAGGCAATAATCCGCTTTCAGTCTCACCATTGCAAGTAGATTGCGCTGATTTTTTTCGATACACAGGTTCTGGAGAAATACGTCCTGCCGAAGATCACGATAAGCATCAAGCCGCCTTAGAAACTATCCAAACGCTCAATCTCAAGCATGAAAATCTAACGGCTATGAGAGAAGCTGCAATTATTGGTGCTTTACAAGGATTAGAAGAATTAACGACAGCAGACTTAGAAATGCTGATTAAATCCTATGAACAGCCAAATAAACAAGCTTTTAGCTTTGCGATCGCCTATATCCTCAAACAATTTTTAGACCCAAAATCAATATGA
- a CDS encoding AAA family ATPase, with protein MKIKQLRIQSFRGISDLTLDFDDRLNVLIGNNGSGKSSILDSLGALLNSISDLVYTLYVDSNNIIDLKKQRVKNIFLDDDISVKNEKIVVQSEANINLLDFKLIIQKNKKRKESIIQIVNSSSHSELQKFVNSDNIPVLIYYSVKRNLVFEECQASQEAKSNTPFDAYIRAFTGGKVVFQEFFEWFKLLEELENELIRDNPNYRDKQLESVRQAIYTFLPEFKDLRIRRRPELRMTVTKNDAELTINQLSDGEKNLLAMVGDLARRLAIANPDMEKPEHGSGAVLIDEIELHLYPKWQRMVIPALLRTFPNCQFIITTHSPQVLGEVKDGKIYRLANTQSGVTAEIVRTYGRDSNRILEDEMGVPKRNQKIKDDLLNLFRLIDDGNLTQAKELQTSLKEEIGFDEPEFARADVLIHRKEVLGR; from the coding sequence ATGAAAATCAAACAATTAAGAATACAATCATTTCGTGGAATCAGCGATCTCACTTTAGATTTTGATGATCGTCTTAATGTACTGATTGGTAATAATGGCTCAGGAAAATCTAGTATTCTTGATTCCTTGGGTGCTCTCCTCAATAGCATTTCCGATCTAGTTTATACATTATATGTAGATTCAAACAATATAATTGATTTGAAAAAGCAACGAGTTAAAAATATCTTTTTAGATGATGACATTTCTGTCAAAAACGAAAAAATTGTAGTCCAATCAGAAGCTAATATCAATCTTTTAGACTTTAAGTTGATCATACAAAAAAACAAAAAAAGAAAAGAGTCTATAATTCAAATAGTAAATAGTTCCTCTCACTCCGAGCTGCAAAAATTTGTTAATTCTGACAACATACCTGTTCTAATTTATTACTCAGTTAAGCGTAATCTTGTATTTGAAGAGTGCCAAGCTTCTCAGGAAGCAAAGAGTAATACTCCTTTTGATGCTTATATTCGTGCATTTACAGGCGGGAAAGTTGTTTTTCAAGAGTTTTTTGAGTGGTTTAAATTACTTGAAGAATTAGAAAATGAACTGATTAGAGACAACCCAAATTATCGAGACAAACAATTAGAATCTGTACGCCAAGCAATTTATACTTTTCTACCAGAATTTAAAGATCTCAGAATTCGTCGTCGTCCTGAACTACGCATGACTGTTACAAAAAATGACGCTGAACTTACGATCAACCAATTGTCTGATGGCGAAAAAAACTTATTAGCGATGGTGGGAGATTTGGCGAGAAGATTGGCGATCGCTAATCCTGATATGGAAAAACCTGAACATGGTAGCGGTGCGGTCTTAATTGACGAGATCGAACTACATCTGTATCCTAAATGGCAACGCATGGTTATACCTGCATTACTCAGAACCTTTCCCAATTGTCAATTTATAATTACAACCCACTCACCACAGGTATTAGGCGAAGTTAAGGACGGTAAAATCTATCGACTTGCTAATACACAATCAGGTGTTACTGCGGAAATAGTTAGAACCTATGGCAGAGATAGCAACCGCATTCTCGAAGATGAAATGGGAGTTCCCAAACGAAATCAAAAAATTAAAGATGATTTATTGAATTTATTCAGACTAATTGATGACGGTAATTTAACTCAAGCAAAAGAGCTACAAACATCCCTAAAAGAGGAAATTGGCTTTGATGAGCCAGAATTTGCTCGGGCAGATGTATTAATTCATCGAAAAGAAGTCTTGGGAAGATGA
- the ilvC gene encoding ketol-acid reductoisomerase: MARMYYDTDANLEFLAGKTVAIIGYGSQGHAHALNLKDSGVNVIVGLYQGSPSWQKAEADGLTVKSVADAAAAADLIMILLPDETQKAIYATEIAPNLKAGNTLAFAHGFNIHFAQVVPPADVDVIMVAPKGPGHLVRRTYTQGQGVPALFAVYQDASGQARDRAMAYAKGIGGTRGGILETTFREETETDLFGEQAVLCGGLCALIKAGFETLVEAGYQPELAYFECLHEVKLIVDLVVEGGMSNMRYSISNTAEYGDYTRGPRVVNAETKAEMKKILSEIQSGQFAREFVLENQAGKPGFTAMRRQEAEHQIESVGKELRSMFSWLKKI, from the coding sequence ATGGCTCGGATGTACTACGACACGGACGCAAATCTTGAATTTTTAGCGGGTAAGACGGTCGCAATTATTGGCTACGGTTCTCAGGGTCACGCCCATGCCCTCAACCTCAAAGATAGCGGCGTGAATGTCATCGTGGGGTTATATCAAGGCAGTCCCTCATGGCAAAAAGCAGAAGCAGATGGCTTGACCGTTAAGTCCGTAGCTGATGCGGCGGCAGCGGCTGACCTGATCATGATTCTATTACCTGATGAAACTCAAAAAGCAATTTATGCTACCGAAATTGCCCCAAACCTCAAAGCAGGCAATACTCTAGCTTTTGCTCATGGCTTCAATATTCATTTCGCACAGGTTGTGCCTCCTGCGGATGTTGACGTGATCATGGTTGCACCTAAAGGTCCTGGGCACTTGGTACGCCGCACCTATACCCAAGGTCAAGGTGTTCCTGCATTGTTCGCAGTTTACCAAGATGCTTCTGGTCAAGCACGCGATCGCGCGATGGCATATGCCAAGGGCATCGGCGGTACTCGTGGCGGTATTCTCGAAACCACCTTCCGCGAAGAAACCGAAACAGACCTCTTCGGCGAACAAGCAGTACTTTGCGGCGGTTTGTGCGCTTTGATCAAGGCTGGTTTTGAAACCCTCGTTGAAGCAGGCTATCAACCTGAACTCGCCTACTTTGAGTGCTTGCACGAAGTTAAGCTAATTGTTGACTTGGTGGTTGAAGGTGGTATGTCTAATATGCGCTATAGCATCTCTAATACTGCCGAATATGGAGACTACACTCGTGGTCCTCGCGTCGTTAATGCTGAAACTAAGGCAGAAATGAAGAAGATCCTCTCGGAAATTCAGTCTGGTCAATTTGCGCGTGAGTTTGTGCTTGAAAATCAAGCTGGTAAGCCTGGATTTACGGCAATGCGTCGTCAAGAAGCAGAGCATCAAATTGAGTCCGTTGGTAAAGAGCTACGCTCCATGTTTAGCTGGTTGAAAAAAATCTAG
- a CDS encoding ATP-binding protein: MIVTPVRPVGHKWSNLSFTSTLYLAPVLDLLLNEVPSEWQAELRLGLQEALVNAAKHGNSLDPCKHITVKFSIISQIYCWVITDQGLEPQLFEVGNEEPTPCHDLERGRGFYILRKIFDHVQWDSDIHRLTLCKKIARSSKPVIV; the protein is encoded by the coding sequence GTGATTGTGACACCTGTGCGTCCCGTAGGGCATAAGTGGAGTAACCTTAGTTTTACTTCAACCCTCTACCTTGCCCCAGTACTAGACTTGCTACTTAACGAAGTGCCGTCAGAATGGCAAGCGGAATTAAGGCTAGGTTTACAAGAGGCTTTGGTAAATGCGGCAAAACATGGAAATTCTCTAGACCCATGTAAGCATATCACTGTGAAATTTTCGATCATTTCGCAAATATACTGCTGGGTCATTACTGATCAAGGGCTTGAACCTCAATTATTTGAAGTTGGTAATGAAGAACCAACACCATGTCATGACTTGGAACGTGGTAGAGGCTTTTATATACTCCGCAAAATTTTTGACCATGTGCAGTGGGATAGCGATATCCATCGGTTAACTCTATGTAAAAAGATTGCTCGCTCCAGTAAACCAGTGATTGTTTAA
- the clpB gene encoding ATP-dependent chaperone ClpB — protein sequence MQPTNPNQFTEKAWAAIARTPDVVKAAQQQQIEPEHLLKSLLEEEGLASSIFSKAGINIHRLRDRIDEFINRQPKVSSSNTSVYLGKNLDVLLDHAEKERKSFGDDFISIEHILLAYCKDDRFGKPLYREMGLDEAKLRNIIQQVRGSQKVSDQNPENKYEALTKYGRDLTELARAGKLDPVIGRDDEIRRTIQILSRRTKNNPVLIGEPGVGKTAIAEGLAQRILSGDVPESLKDRKLIALDMGGLIAGAKYRGEFEERLKAVLKEVMDSNGHIILFIDEIHTVVGAGATQGAMDAGNLLKPMLARGELRCIGATTLDEYRKYIEKDAALERRFQQVYVDQPNVEDTISILRGLRDRYELHHGVKISDTALVAAATLSNRYISDRFLPDKAIDLVDESAAKLKMEITSQPEALDEINRKVIQLEMECLSLKKETDRESLDRLEKLNKELGDLKQEQTTLKAQWEAEKQVIDNIRKLKEDIDHVNVEIQQAERNYDLNKAAELKYGKLTDLQRQLEIAEVNLDEAKTSGRSLLRQEVMEEDIAEIISKWSGIPVSKLVESEKEKLLQLEDVLHDRVVGQEEAVTAIADAIQRSRAGLADPNRPIASFIFLGPTGVGKTELAKALAAYLFDTEDSMVRIDMSEYMEKHSVSRLVGAPPGYVGYEEGGQLTEAVRRRPYAVILFDEIEKAHPDVFNIMLQILDDGRVTDSQGRTVDFKNSIIIMTSNVGSQYILDIAGDDSRHEEMRARVMESMQASFRPEFLNRIDEIVIFHALRREQLRRIVKLQVQRLEKRLADRRMTLKLAEAALDFIAEVGYDPVYGARPLKRIIQRQLETQIAKGILRGDFSDGDTIFVDIENERLAFKRLHSGLITV from the coding sequence ATGCAACCAACTAATCCTAATCAATTTACTGAAAAAGCATGGGCGGCAATCGCAAGGACACCCGACGTGGTGAAAGCAGCCCAACAGCAACAAATTGAGCCAGAGCATTTACTCAAATCCTTGCTAGAGGAAGAGGGGCTAGCATCTAGCATTTTCAGTAAAGCGGGGATCAATATTCATCGTTTGCGCGATCGCATCGATGAGTTTATTAATCGGCAGCCCAAAGTCTCTAGCTCCAATACATCAGTGTACTTAGGCAAAAATTTAGATGTATTGCTAGATCATGCCGAAAAGGAACGTAAAAGTTTTGGCGATGATTTTATTTCCATTGAGCATATCCTCTTGGCTTACTGCAAAGATGATCGCTTCGGTAAGCCTCTCTATCGAGAAATGGGGCTTGATGAAGCAAAGCTTCGTAACATTATTCAGCAAGTGCGCGGTAGTCAAAAAGTGAGTGATCAAAACCCCGAAAACAAGTACGAGGCTTTAACTAAATATGGTCGAGATCTGACGGAATTAGCCCGTGCAGGTAAGCTTGATCCCGTTATTGGTCGTGATGATGAAATTCGCCGCACGATCCAGATTTTGTCACGCCGCACTAAGAATAATCCTGTCTTAATTGGTGAACCTGGTGTAGGTAAAACGGCGATCGCTGAGGGTTTAGCCCAACGCATTCTTAGTGGTGATGTGCCTGAGTCTCTGAAAGATCGCAAGCTAATTGCCTTGGATATGGGTGGCTTGATTGCAGGGGCAAAATATCGGGGTGAATTTGAGGAACGTCTCAAAGCGGTTCTCAAGGAAGTTATGGACTCAAACGGGCATATCATTCTATTTATTGATGAAATTCATACGGTTGTTGGTGCAGGTGCGACCCAAGGCGCGATGGATGCAGGTAACTTACTCAAGCCAATGTTAGCAAGAGGTGAGTTGCGTTGTATTGGCGCGACAACCTTGGATGAATATCGAAAATATATCGAAAAAGATGCTGCCCTTGAACGTCGGTTCCAGCAAGTTTATGTCGATCAGCCCAATGTCGAAGATACGATCTCGATCTTGCGGGGATTGCGCGATCGCTACGAATTGCATCATGGCGTAAAGATTTCCGACACAGCACTAGTTGCTGCTGCTACCCTGTCTAATCGCTATATTAGTGATCGCTTCCTACCAGATAAAGCGATCGATCTCGTTGATGAGTCGGCAGCGAAATTAAAAATGGAAATCACCTCTCAGCCTGAGGCTCTTGATGAAATTAATCGGAAGGTGATTCAGCTAGAGATGGAATGCCTCTCTCTCAAAAAAGAAACTGATCGCGAGTCCCTAGATCGTCTCGAAAAATTAAATAAAGAATTGGGTGATCTCAAGCAAGAGCAAACAACTCTCAAAGCCCAATGGGAAGCAGAGAAACAGGTAATTGATAATATTCGCAAACTCAAGGAAGATATTGATCATGTCAATGTCGAAATTCAGCAAGCAGAGCGCAATTACGACCTGAATAAGGCGGCGGAGTTGAAGTATGGCAAATTAACTGATTTGCAACGTCAGTTAGAAATTGCCGAGGTCAACCTCGATGAAGCCAAAACTTCAGGGCGCTCTCTCTTACGTCAAGAGGTAATGGAAGAAGACATTGCCGAAATCATTTCTAAATGGTCAGGTATTCCCGTTAGTAAGTTAGTGGAATCGGAAAAAGAAAAGCTCTTGCAATTGGAAGATGTACTGCATGATCGCGTAGTTGGTCAAGAGGAAGCGGTTACAGCGATCGCCGATGCCATTCAAAGATCCAGAGCAGGACTCGCCGATCCTAATCGTCCGATTGCTAGCTTTATTTTCCTTGGTCCTACAGGTGTCGGCAAAACGGAACTTGCTAAAGCTCTAGCAGCCTATCTCTTTGATACTGAAGATTCGATGGTGCGGATTGATATGTCCGAATATATGGAGAAGCATAGTGTTTCCCGCCTAGTCGGCGCACCTCCTGGCTATGTTGGCTATGAAGAAGGCGGACAACTGACTGAAGCCGTGCGTCGTCGTCCCTATGCTGTGATTCTCTTTGATGAAATCGAGAAAGCACATCCCGATGTCTTTAACATCATGCTACAAATCCTTGATGATGGTCGCGTTACCGATTCTCAAGGTCGCACCGTTGACTTTAAGAATTCGATTATCATCATGACCAGCAACGTTGGTTCGCAATATATTCTCGATATTGCAGGAGATGATTCTCGCCATGAAGAAATGCGGGCAAGGGTAATGGAATCGATGCAAGCCAGTTTCCGTCCTGAATTCCTCAACCGTATCGATGAAATTGTGATCTTCCACGCTCTCCGCCGTGAACAATTGCGCCGTATCGTCAAGCTCCAAGTCCAGCGTTTAGAAAAACGTTTAGCAGATCGCCGCATGACTTTAAAACTAGCGGAAGCCGCTCTTGATTTCATAGCTGAAGTTGGCTATGACCCTGTGTACGGAGCACGTCCACTCAAACGCATCATTCAGCGTCAGTTAGAAACCCAAATTGCTAAAGGAATTTTGCGTGGTGATTTCTCTGACGGTGACACTATTTTTGTGGATATCGAAAATGAGCGTCTCGCCTTTAAGCGGCTTCACTCAGGTTTAATCACTGTCTAA
- the aat gene encoding leucyl/phenylalanyl-tRNA--protein transferase — MERFDIRSIIDGYSQGYFLMSEGDGQPIEWYYTNERTLIPLDDHFRYPKSLQRAINQNRFEVRIDSAFEQVVEGCADRETTWISNELRTLYFNLHQAGWAHSFETWQGDKLAGGILGIAIRGVFIGESMFFKIPEGSKVAMVKLVEHLRSRGYSLFDAQLMNPHLARFGAYEIDDQSYQNLLQKALTKPCVFV, encoded by the coding sequence GTGGAAAGGTTTGACATCCGCAGCATTATTGACGGTTATAGCCAAGGCTATTTTTTGATGTCCGAAGGTGATGGGCAGCCGATTGAGTGGTACTACACTAATGAACGCACCTTGATCCCACTTGACGATCACTTTCGCTATCCCAAATCTTTGCAGCGTGCAATCAATCAAAATCGATTTGAAGTTAGGATTGATAGCGCATTTGAGCAAGTTGTAGAAGGCTGTGCCGATCGCGAAACAACATGGATCTCCAACGAACTACGAACACTGTATTTTAATTTGCATCAAGCAGGTTGGGCGCATAGTTTTGAGACATGGCAAGGTGACAAATTAGCAGGTGGAATTCTGGGGATCGCTATTCGTGGTGTATTTATTGGTGAGTCGATGTTTTTTAAAATTCCCGAAGGCTCAAAGGTGGCAATGGTGAAGTTGGTAGAGCATTTGCGATCGCGAGGTTATAGTTTATTTGATGCTCAGTTAATGAACCCCCATTTAGCGAGATTTGGAGCCTATGAAATTGATGATCAAAGTTATCAAAATCTCTTACAAAAAGCATTAACTAAACCTTGTGTTTTTGTATAA
- the mrdA gene encoding penicillin-binding protein 2 yields the protein MTFTQRKNSPFDPTENMRTMGKGMRSAILFLLGVLMLLGILGGRLFYLQLIEGDLNQQLAENNRIRLIAKPPERGRLFDRKGNILASSRLAHVVYLWPIAQSKEKWQPIIERLAEFMGVSAQTIADKLEQEGYNSPNLVRISTAISPKLATALSEHSLELSGVKVEPEAVRYYPNGDVAAHLLGYTGELTAEELPKLREKGYRPGDVIGKAGVEYAFEKMLRGEWGGQQVEVDAFGKVLRILGQKPPKAGNAVKLTIDLDLEKAVEKILGEQKGGIVAMNPNNGEILAMVSHPAFDPNLFSGKISDATWKRLQEKDHPFVNRTLQVYPPASTFKVVTMTAGLESKAFSPSDVLPTYPYLDVGGFQFWDHNKAGFGTIGFYEAMAFSSNTFFGQVGMRVGERNLAEWSHKYGYGEYSGIEIKEEETKGTVPDPEWKQKVVGEPWYVGNTLNMSIGQGDVQANLVQVSMMTSSVANGGFKIRPHLLLEDNDAREWKQSLNISPTNLAALQKSLKSVFEFGTASSLSSAEFAMAGKSGTAQDPPRPNHAWFTLYAPFEKPEFVVTVFAENAGGGGGSAIAAPLAVKTVEAYMQIKKQGNSPNNPPVPVPAQN from the coding sequence ATGACCTTTACGCAACGCAAAAATTCTCCCTTTGATCCCACTGAAAACATGCGTACTATGGGCAAGGGGATGCGATCTGCAATTTTATTTTTGCTGGGCGTATTGATGCTGCTAGGAATTTTGGGGGGACGACTATTTTATTTACAGCTAATTGAGGGCGATCTTAATCAACAACTTGCTGAAAATAATCGGATTCGACTCATTGCGAAACCACCTGAGCGTGGTCGTCTATTTGATCGCAAAGGCAATATTCTTGCTTCTAGCAGACTAGCCCATGTGGTGTATCTCTGGCCGATCGCACAATCTAAGGAGAAATGGCAACCAATCATCGAGCGCTTAGCAGAGTTCATGGGTGTCTCTGCTCAAACTATTGCTGACAAACTAGAACAGGAGGGATATAACTCGCCGAATTTAGTCAGAATCTCTACAGCGATTAGTCCCAAATTGGCTACAGCACTCTCAGAGCATAGCCTTGAGTTATCGGGAGTCAAGGTGGAGCCAGAAGCGGTACGTTACTATCCTAATGGTGATGTCGCCGCCCATTTACTAGGATATACAGGAGAGCTAACCGCTGAAGAGTTACCTAAATTGCGTGAAAAAGGTTATCGTCCCGGGGATGTGATTGGTAAAGCAGGTGTAGAGTATGCCTTTGAAAAAATGTTGCGTGGTGAATGGGGCGGTCAACAGGTAGAAGTTGATGCCTTTGGTAAGGTATTGCGAATTTTAGGACAAAAGCCTCCAAAAGCAGGAAATGCTGTCAAGCTAACCATTGATCTCGATCTAGAAAAAGCAGTTGAGAAGATTTTAGGTGAGCAGAAAGGCGGCATCGTGGCAATGAATCCAAATAATGGTGAAATTTTGGCGATGGTCAGTCATCCAGCTTTTGATCCTAATTTATTCTCTGGCAAAATTTCCGATGCAACATGGAAACGTCTCCAAGAAAAAGATCACCCATTTGTCAATCGTACTCTACAGGTCTATCCTCCCGCGAGTACCTTCAAGGTGGTGACTATGACTGCGGGACTAGAAAGTAAAGCCTTTAGCCCGAGTGATGTATTGCCCACATATCCATATCTTGATGTGGGTGGTTTCCAGTTTTGGGATCACAACAAAGCAGGTTTTGGCACAATTGGCTTCTATGAAGCAATGGCTTTTAGCAGTAATACTTTCTTTGGTCAGGTTGGGATGCGTGTGGGTGAACGTAATCTTGCTGAATGGTCACACAAGTATGGTTATGGTGAATATTCAGGCATTGAAATTAAGGAGGAAGAGACTAAAGGTACAGTTCCCGATCCAGAGTGGAAGCAAAAAGTGGTGGGTGAACCTTGGTATGTGGGCAATACCCTGAATATGTCGATTGGTCAGGGTGATGTCCAAGCTAATCTGGTGCAGGTTTCGATGATGACCTCTAGTGTCGCCAATGGCGGCTTTAAGATCAGACCGCATTTGCTCCTCGAAGATAATGATGCTAGGGAATGGAAACAATCTCTAAATATATCGCCAACTAATTTGGCAGCCCTGCAAAAATCGCTCAAATCAGTATTTGAGTTTGGAACTGCTTCATCTCTGAGTTCTGCGGAATTTGCCATGGCTGGGAAATCTGGTACAGCACAAGATCCGCCACGTCCTAACCATGCATGGTTTACTTTGTATGCGCCCTTCGAGAAACCTGAATTTGTGGTAACGGTCTTTGCAGAAAATGCTGGTGGTGGTGGTGGTAGCGCGATCGCAGCACCTCTCGCAGTCAAAACCGTAGAAGCCTACATGCAAATCAAAAAGCAAGGCAATTCACCCAATAATCCCCCAGTTCCTGTACCAGCCCAAAACTAA